A single genomic interval of Candidatus Jordarchaeales archaeon harbors:
- the ppcA gene encoding phosphoenolpyruvate carboxylase gives MRVPAVMITQNPDFASTYVPLSEEPDEAVMFLSPADEGGHGFDELMVDFEGKMTPCNQVVSIVSRLAEKGVLQSTRVKVTPRMPAGNAAGLRRTSILHSIIEANYIAHQYFGSNIVEEAVYPVVNGDVRSLVRLETNFNIIKNYIVENENMQRTVDVEDLRLIPLLDELNLMLNAAAIASSYISAHEIMHSQGEIEKLRIYLSRELISTKFGMVSSVLTIRLALSKLREISESSSIPVYPILEFSSLPLRGNIGHGQKDLILKTYSGISTVALSPSVVYDSEGKRTPNLVKLLKEELHGKRNLPEFSEEEETQIKEMTAVFAHEYIKTISKASKVLEKLAPLVPDRREAVVNKAVEVASKELECLKFGAKASTPEPFSIPPPVKYTALMYTLGVPPELIGVGRAINILEKKMKNAIEHLLDFYPSLETDISSSWRYLCLDAARKVFPEQFISDIAEDVKFIKDFLSPEEECSLPHRAITMMFSEYAALKSMHEGSLRNSELKEFVRDGGVEEVARQLILHGGRIRRALG, from the coding sequence ATGAGAGTTCCCGCCGTCATGATTACCCAAAACCCTGACTTCGCATCAACCTACGTTCCCTTGTCTGAAGAACCCGATGAGGCTGTTATGTTTCTGTCACCCGCTGATGAGGGCGGGCATGGGTTCGACGAGCTAATGGTGGACTTCGAAGGAAAAATGACCCCCTGCAACCAGGTGGTCAGCATAGTCTCCCGCTTAGCGGAGAAAGGCGTACTCCAAAGCACCAGGGTAAAAGTCACTCCGCGTATGCCGGCTGGAAACGCCGCCGGACTGAGAAGAACCTCCATACTTCACTCCATTATCGAAGCGAACTACATCGCCCACCAGTACTTCGGCAGCAACATAGTTGAGGAGGCTGTATACCCGGTCGTAAACGGCGATGTAAGAAGCTTGGTTCGGCTTGAAACCAACTTCAACATTATAAAAAACTATATCGTTGAGAACGAGAACATGCAAAGGACTGTCGACGTCGAAGACCTTCGCCTTATACCATTACTTGACGAGCTAAACCTCATGCTAAACGCTGCGGCGATAGCCTCCAGCTACATCAGCGCACACGAAATAATGCACTCCCAAGGCGAGATCGAGAAGTTGAGAATATACTTGTCTAGAGAATTAATTTCGACGAAATTTGGAATGGTGTCTTCCGTCCTAACCATCAGATTAGCCCTCTCCAAGCTAAGAGAAATCTCCGAGTCCTCCTCCATACCCGTGTACCCTATACTCGAGTTTAGTTCCCTCCCGCTGAGGGGGAACATCGGTCACGGGCAAAAAGACCTCATCCTTAAAACCTACAGTGGTATCTCCACGGTAGCCCTGTCCCCGAGCGTCGTCTACGACTCAGAGGGTAAAAGAACACCGAATCTAGTCAAACTTCTGAAAGAGGAGCTGCACGGAAAGAGAAACCTCCCAGAGTTTAGTGAGGAAGAAGAAACCCAAATCAAAGAGATGACGGCTGTCTTCGCCCACGAATACATTAAGACAATTTCGAAGGCCTCGAAGGTGCTTGAAAAGCTCGCCCCCCTAGTACCGGACAGAAGGGAGGCAGTAGTTAACAAAGCAGTAGAAGTGGCTTCGAAGGAGTTAGAATGCCTAAAATTCGGGGCTAAAGCTTCAACTCCAGAGCCGTTCAGCATTCCTCCGCCAGTAAAATACACGGCTTTAATGTACACTCTCGGCGTCCCCCCAGAACTAATAGGCGTCGGCCGCGCCATAAACATACTGGAGAAGAAGATGAAAAACGCCATCGAACATCTCCTCGACTTCTACCCGTCACTGGAGACAGACATATCCTCGTCTTGGAGATACCTGTGTCTCGACGCTGCAAGGAAAGTTTTCCCAGAACAGTTCATTTCAGACATAGCTGAGGATGTGAAATTCATAAAGGACTTCCTCTCACCGGAAGAAGAGTGCTCACTGCCACATAGGGCTATCACTATGATGTTCTCAGAGTATGCTGCGCTGAAATCGATGCACGAAGGAAGCCTCAGAAACTCCGAGCTCAAAGAGTTCGTTAGGGACGGAGGGGTGGAGGAGGTCGCCAGGCAGCTAATCCTGCACGGCGGAAGAATCAGAAGGGCACTAGGGTAA
- a CDS encoding tetratricopeptide repeat protein: MSKENLSLLELGESLLVRGEVRRAEKVLKKSVRKLRGDERKLADAMVSLGVALYRGGKVKESLKTFTVALKLCERIGYGAGVARSYSGIGIAYSSLGKPLDEALRYHEKALEAAKKAGDLSVEARVLSNMGLTYLMGDKPEKALSVFREAVEKARMSGEKHVEALALTNLATAMRIMGRLEEEVSARRRAIELFDELGNVRDAAANRVELASALRQLRRSGEAVEVAERAKRDFLQIKDKSMVKVVDELIRKMRSRERKCPSCGAVILVEDLEYCPICEAVLVEEKKGRRALKLKGKL; encoded by the coding sequence TTGTCCAAGGAGAATTTAAGCCTTTTAGAACTTGGAGAAAGCCTTTTGGTTAGAGGAGAGGTTCGTAGAGCTGAGAAGGTCCTGAAAAAGTCTGTTAGGAAGCTGAGGGGTGACGAGCGAAAGCTAGCGGACGCCATGGTGAGCCTTGGAGTAGCTCTTTATAGAGGGGGCAAAGTTAAGGAAAGCCTGAAGACTTTCACTGTGGCGTTAAAGTTGTGTGAGCGAATAGGCTACGGTGCCGGCGTTGCTAGGAGCTACAGCGGGATCGGGATAGCTTACTCGTCTCTCGGGAAGCCTTTAGACGAGGCTTTAAGGTACCATGAGAAAGCCCTTGAAGCCGCCAAAAAAGCTGGGGATCTGAGTGTTGAGGCTAGAGTGTTGAGTAACATGGGGTTGACGTATTTGATGGGCGACAAGCCCGAGAAGGCGCTTAGCGTCTTCCGTGAGGCTGTGGAGAAAGCTAGGATGAGTGGGGAGAAGCACGTTGAAGCATTGGCGCTCACCAACCTGGCAACAGCAATGAGGATTATGGGCAGGTTGGAAGAGGAGGTGAGCGCTAGGAGGAGAGCTATAGAGCTTTTTGACGAGCTTGGAAACGTGAGGGATGCTGCTGCGAACAGAGTGGAGCTTGCTTCTGCACTAAGGCAGCTGCGGAGAAGCGGTGAGGCGGTTGAGGTTGCCGAGAGGGCTAAGAGGGACTTCTTGCAGATCAAGGACAAGAGTATGGTGAAGGTTGTCGACGAGCTCATCAGAAAGATGAGAAGTAGGGAGAGGAAGTGTCCTTCTTGCGGTGCCGTGATACTGGTTGAAGATCTAGAGTACTGCCCGATATGTGAGGCTGTCCTTGTTGAGGAGAAGAAAGGGAGAAGAGCCTTGAAGCTTAAAGGGAAGCTTTAA
- a CDS encoding NUDIX hydrolase, with protein sequence MPPPRTPLLAVDAVIVGKDGESIILVKRSNPPFKDYYALPGGFVEVGEKLEEALKREVMEETGLEIEVERMIGVYDDPNRDPRGHVVTVAYLCREVGGELRAATDAKEARKFAFDEVKCLKLAFDHEKILRDAGVFDARKR encoded by the coding sequence ATGCCTCCCCCTAGAACACCCCTATTAGCAGTTGACGCTGTGATAGTGGGTAAAGATGGGGAAAGCATTATCCTAGTTAAAAGGTCGAACCCTCCTTTCAAGGACTACTATGCTCTTCCCGGAGGCTTTGTCGAGGTCGGTGAAAAACTGGAGGAAGCGTTGAAAAGGGAAGTCATGGAAGAAACAGGGTTGGAGATTGAAGTTGAGAGGATGATTGGCGTTTACGACGACCCTAACAGGGATCCAAGAGGACACGTTGTTACGGTGGCGTACTTGTGCAGGGAGGTCGGAGGCGAGCTGAGGGCAGCGACAGACGCCAAGGAAGCTAGAAAGTTCGCTTTCGACGAGGTTAAATGTCTCAAACTGGCGTTCGACCACGAGAAGATCTTGAGGGATGCGGGGGTTTTTGACGCGCGAAAGCGGTGA
- a CDS encoding molybdenum cofactor guanylyltransferase — MTRESGEKFSAAILAGGSSSRMGVEKGLVNLAGKPMILYVIEACKVLTDNVFVVACSDNVKAYSERLAGVVEVVQDVDVGFKSPLVGAYTAFLHQRRGYVFLLPCDAPLVKPIVLSFLGSLADRWDAVIPRWPNGYIEPLVAVYNASKALHSAGKAIEEGRRDMMALVERIKALYVSTLVIRELDPELETFFNVNTPDDLRSAESRIMKKRENRGEEVKVGFGGH, encoded by the coding sequence TTGACGCGCGAAAGCGGTGAGAAGTTCTCGGCGGCTATACTCGCCGGGGGATCTTCGTCGAGAATGGGTGTGGAGAAGGGGCTAGTGAACTTAGCGGGGAAACCGATGATACTATATGTTATTGAGGCGTGTAAGGTTTTAACGGACAACGTGTTTGTTGTCGCCTGCTCTGACAACGTGAAAGCTTACTCAGAAAGGTTAGCTGGAGTGGTTGAGGTTGTGCAGGACGTTGATGTAGGGTTTAAGTCGCCTTTAGTTGGAGCTTACACCGCGTTCCTGCATCAGAGGAGAGGATATGTCTTCCTTTTACCTTGCGACGCGCCCCTAGTCAAACCTATAGTGCTCTCATTCCTTGGAAGCTTAGCCGACAGATGGGACGCCGTTATCCCAAGATGGCCAAATGGCTACATTGAGCCGCTTGTCGCGGTTTATAATGCAAGCAAAGCACTGCACTCCGCCGGGAAAGCTATCGAGGAGGGACGTAGGGACATGATGGCGCTTGTAGAGAGAATTAAGGCGCTCTATGTTTCAACCCTAGTTATAAGGGAGCTGGACCCGGAGCTTGAAACCTTCTTTAACGTTAACACGCCTGACGATCTAAGATCTGCTGAGAGTAGGATTATGAAGAAGCGGGAGAATAGAGGAGAAGAGGTGAAAGTGGGGTTTGGAGGTCACTGA
- the hypD gene encoding hydrogenase formation protein HypD, which yields MKAPIHEQTVSRFGLRSLLPEGVEIVAGPGCPVCVTPTMAIDRAVELALRGVTVAVFGDLVMVPATKMSLLEARARGGDVRVVYSVSDAVDIARRNPDKEVVFVSIGFETTAPTTANELLKGVPENFSVMCYHRLIPPVMELLLGVGDIQIDGFICPGHVAAIIGVKAFRVFAEAYKMPTVVAGFEPNDVLLAILMLLKQLRDGEARCENEYKRVVREEGNLKAQQLIREVYDVTGAVWRGIGRVPQSGLVLNKDFEHLDAEKRYEFSQMEHVDINPGCNCHLVMIGKIYPPECKLFGKVCTPQKPYGPCMVSSEGTCRIYYKYGKQLKL from the coding sequence TTGAAGGCCCCGATACACGAGCAGACTGTAAGCCGGTTTGGCCTGAGGAGTCTCCTTCCCGAAGGAGTTGAGATAGTCGCTGGTCCAGGATGCCCTGTCTGCGTGACGCCAACGATGGCTATTGACAGGGCGGTAGAGCTGGCTCTTAGAGGGGTGACGGTTGCAGTTTTCGGGGACTTAGTGATGGTGCCGGCTACAAAGATGTCGCTCCTAGAGGCGAGGGCTAGAGGTGGGGACGTCAGGGTGGTTTACAGCGTCTCGGATGCTGTCGATATAGCTCGCAGGAACCCTGACAAAGAGGTGGTTTTCGTTTCTATAGGATTCGAAACCACTGCTCCAACCACGGCCAACGAGCTCTTGAAGGGTGTACCAGAGAACTTTAGTGTGATGTGTTACCATAGGCTGATACCGCCGGTGATGGAGCTTCTTCTCGGCGTGGGTGACATTCAGATAGACGGGTTCATATGTCCGGGGCATGTGGCAGCCATAATAGGTGTGAAGGCTTTCAGGGTTTTCGCTGAGGCTTACAAGATGCCAACCGTCGTGGCGGGCTTCGAGCCCAACGACGTCTTGTTAGCTATTCTAATGCTTCTAAAACAGCTGCGTGACGGGGAGGCAAGGTGTGAGAACGAGTATAAGAGGGTGGTTAGGGAGGAGGGAAACTTGAAGGCGCAACAACTTATAAGGGAGGTTTACGATGTGACGGGCGCTGTTTGGAGGGGTATTGGAAGAGTTCCCCAGTCTGGCCTAGTGTTGAATAAAGACTTCGAGCACTTGGATGCAGAGAAAAGGTACGAGTTCTCTCAAATGGAGCACGTAGACATAAACCCCGGGTGTAACTGTCACTTGGTGATGATAGGAAAAATATATCCCCCTGAGTGTAAGCTTTTCGGCAAAGTTTGCACACCGCAGAAGCCTTACGGCCCCTGCATGGTTAGCTCGGAGGGGACTTGTAGGATATACTATAAGTATGGTAAGCAGCTGAAGCTATAA
- the amrB gene encoding AmmeMemoRadiSam system protein B: MERAPAAVGFYPGNPNELRRTIESCFKEKHGPGVIPKVNDNGARIIVGCVSPHAGYYYSGPVAAHLYKALAEDGRPECFVMMGPSHMGYPGVSIMKKGSWVLPFGKAVIDSELANAIMKHATIVLDEPRAHAREHSLEVQIPFLQYLYGEVRFVPIAFGPTDYETCVEVGEGVAEAAKELGRDVVVLGSTDLTHYGPMYDYTPAGISPIEKVIKWIYNTDGRILEMIKKLDAEGLYFTVHEEGLTMCGVNAVASMIVAARGLGARKAEILKYATSYDIRGGVDAIVGYLSAILTK, encoded by the coding sequence TTGGAGCGTGCGCCTGCAGCAGTAGGATTCTACCCCGGAAACCCCAACGAGCTAAGGCGCACCATAGAGTCGTGCTTCAAAGAGAAACATGGCCCCGGAGTGATACCTAAAGTAAATGACAACGGAGCTAGAATAATAGTTGGATGTGTGTCCCCTCATGCTGGCTACTACTACTCGGGTCCGGTCGCGGCCCACCTCTACAAAGCGCTAGCGGAAGACGGCAGACCAGAATGCTTCGTCATGATGGGCCCAAGCCACATGGGATACCCGGGCGTGTCAATAATGAAGAAGGGTTCATGGGTTCTCCCGTTCGGAAAGGCTGTAATAGACTCCGAGCTCGCCAACGCCATAATGAAGCACGCCACAATAGTGCTTGACGAGCCTAGGGCTCACGCCAGAGAGCATTCTCTTGAAGTTCAAATCCCGTTCCTCCAATATCTTTACGGGGAGGTGCGCTTTGTTCCGATAGCCTTCGGACCAACGGACTACGAAACTTGTGTTGAGGTCGGGGAGGGTGTAGCTGAAGCCGCAAAGGAGCTGGGCAGAGACGTTGTGGTTTTGGGGAGCACCGATTTAACCCACTATGGCCCCATGTACGACTATACCCCAGCTGGAATCTCTCCCATAGAAAAAGTCATAAAATGGATATACAACACCGACGGCAGGATACTGGAGATGATCAAAAAGCTAGACGCTGAAGGACTATATTTCACGGTTCACGAAGAAGGATTAACGATGTGCGGCGTGAACGCTGTCGCAAGCATGATAGTAGCCGCCAGAGGGCTTGGAGCTAGAAAGGCTGAAATACTGAAGTATGCTACAAGCTACGACATAAGAGGCGGGGTAGACGCCATAGTCGGATACCTTTCAGCAATACTGACAAAGTGA
- a CDS encoding CoA-binding protein, protein MAVVGVSSNFMNPATVIFRKNLHEMNVNVYGVNPKGGVLDGREIYKKLSDIPVDLDLVVIAIRAEYVNPVVEECGQLGVGGVVVVSGGFAEAGGEGVERQKELTKIALKYDLPVIGPNCFGIYSPPYVDTFFLPSERMVKLQPGNIAIISQSGGFMVDHFFSRFYERNLGVSIAVGVGNKAVVDEAVLLNYLEKDPRTKTVTLYIEGFKEGEGRRFLEAARSCAEKKTIIVFRAGKTETAKRTVASHTGLMATSPKLFSAALKQYGIIEAQSEDEIISFAKVFSFNLKPIERGNVAIITISGGHAVVCSDLCAEAGLKLVELSEEEQKELRSRLQPSAAYVATLKNPIDLTGSATDDDMEAVLKFLLEKEDIDAIIILSFPYPPALSLTLGRRLSNIALLYDKPVVAHVPWLPKYSMIVEGFEYNGVPVAHTIAEVVQMVKALYLKGQLLKAAKNRVLELTVKQQSAKQT, encoded by the coding sequence ATGGCGGTGGTTGGTGTTTCAAGCAACTTTATGAACCCCGCAACAGTCATATTCAGGAAAAACCTCCACGAAATGAATGTTAACGTCTACGGAGTAAACCCTAAAGGAGGAGTCCTAGACGGGCGCGAAATATACAAGAAGCTGAGCGATATACCGGTCGACCTAGACCTAGTAGTAATAGCTATCAGGGCTGAATACGTAAACCCTGTGGTTGAAGAGTGCGGCCAGCTAGGCGTCGGAGGAGTGGTCGTAGTATCAGGGGGCTTCGCCGAGGCGGGAGGAGAAGGCGTCGAAAGGCAAAAGGAGCTCACAAAAATAGCGCTCAAATACGACCTACCAGTCATAGGACCAAACTGCTTCGGCATATATAGTCCCCCTTACGTCGACACGTTCTTCCTCCCAAGCGAGAGAATGGTCAAACTCCAACCAGGAAACATAGCGATAATAAGCCAGTCGGGAGGCTTCATGGTTGACCACTTCTTCTCAAGGTTCTACGAGAGGAACCTCGGTGTGTCCATCGCAGTAGGTGTGGGAAACAAGGCGGTTGTCGATGAAGCAGTGCTATTAAACTACCTAGAGAAAGACCCCAGAACAAAGACCGTAACCCTATACATAGAAGGCTTCAAGGAAGGAGAGGGAAGAAGGTTCCTTGAAGCAGCCAGGTCGTGCGCCGAGAAGAAAACTATAATCGTTTTCAGGGCTGGGAAAACTGAGACCGCTAAGCGCACCGTTGCCTCCCATACGGGGCTCATGGCGACATCACCCAAGCTCTTCTCGGCGGCTCTCAAGCAGTACGGCATAATAGAAGCCCAGTCGGAAGACGAGATAATAAGCTTCGCAAAAGTGTTCTCATTCAACCTTAAACCGATAGAGCGAGGCAACGTAGCCATAATAACCATATCTGGCGGACACGCCGTGGTCTGCTCAGACCTCTGCGCTGAGGCCGGGCTAAAACTCGTAGAGCTGAGCGAGGAGGAACAAAAGGAGTTGAGGTCACGTCTCCAACCATCAGCTGCTTATGTAGCCACGCTGAAAAACCCGATAGACCTCACAGGGAGCGCCACGGACGATGACATGGAAGCCGTGCTAAAATTCCTCTTAGAGAAAGAAGACATAGACGCAATAATAATTCTCTCGTTCCCCTACCCGCCAGCACTAAGTCTCACCCTCGGACGTCGCCTCTCAAACATAGCCTTGCTCTACGACAAACCCGTGGTAGCCCACGTTCCATGGCTGCCAAAGTACAGCATGATAGTAGAAGGCTTCGAGTACAACGGTGTTCCAGTCGCCCACACCATTGCCGAAGTAGTTCAAATGGTTAAGGCCCTATACCTCAAAGGACAACTGTTGAAAGCAGCGAAAAACAGAGTGCTAGAATTAACCGTAAAGCAACAGTCCGCAAAACAGACTTAG
- the lysA gene encoding diaminopimelate decarboxylase — MFLYNESLSVSSGHLCLDGVDLVELADEYGTPLFVFSEETIKRRAEEVAAAFGRENVYYASKANSNLAVLSLIRKLGLNVEVSSEGELYAALKAGFKPEQIVFNGVAKTLRELRVAAELGLHCVNLDSLCELERLKQVARELGVEVNVAFRVSSGVVAGTHLSFETAAPFSKFGVTPEEAEEAYREALKGDGVNPIGVHCHIASQVPRVEIFEKGVYNVSRAIKRIEERTGFKLLEFNMGGGIPVPYAKNFIEGLPEYFYARIPPREVASKVRKVLDEVLGGVRLIAEPGRYVVGESAVLITQIQNVKVKGGEAWVIVDAGFNVLLDAFSYKWYFHMVSVNRAGEEHDQPYMVGGPLCDGGDTLLAGVRHRMLPRNLKVGEYLALLDTGAYTLEQMSQYNGRPRPAALMISGGKVKLIRRRETLEDIVRNDCYEQD; from the coding sequence TTGTTCTTGTACAATGAAAGTTTGAGTGTAAGTAGCGGGCATCTGTGTCTTGACGGCGTGGATCTCGTGGAGCTCGCGGACGAGTATGGGACGCCACTGTTCGTTTTCTCCGAGGAAACTATTAAGAGAAGGGCTGAGGAAGTTGCAGCGGCCTTTGGAAGGGAGAACGTCTACTATGCTAGCAAGGCGAACTCGAACTTAGCTGTGCTGAGCTTGATCAGGAAGCTTGGCTTGAACGTGGAGGTTAGCAGCGAGGGCGAGCTCTATGCAGCGTTAAAGGCTGGGTTTAAGCCAGAGCAAATAGTGTTCAACGGCGTCGCCAAGACGCTTAGAGAGCTACGGGTTGCAGCGGAGCTTGGACTGCACTGCGTCAACCTTGACTCTCTGTGCGAACTGGAGAGGCTGAAGCAGGTTGCTAGGGAGCTCGGTGTCGAGGTAAACGTGGCCTTTAGAGTCTCTTCGGGCGTCGTTGCCGGAACACACTTAAGTTTTGAGACGGCGGCACCGTTCTCTAAGTTCGGAGTTACGCCAGAGGAGGCTGAGGAAGCTTACAGGGAGGCGCTCAAAGGGGACGGGGTGAACCCCATAGGAGTCCACTGCCACATAGCTTCCCAAGTTCCAAGAGTTGAGATATTCGAGAAAGGGGTGTACAATGTGAGCAGAGCGATTAAGAGGATTGAGGAAAGAACGGGGTTCAAGTTGCTGGAGTTCAACATGGGGGGCGGAATACCCGTACCTTACGCGAAGAATTTCATAGAGGGGTTGCCAGAGTACTTCTACGCTAGAATTCCACCGAGAGAGGTTGCCTCAAAAGTTAGGAAGGTTTTGGACGAGGTGCTGGGCGGCGTACGCTTAATAGCGGAGCCTGGGAGGTACGTGGTGGGAGAATCAGCGGTCCTAATAACACAGATACAAAACGTCAAGGTGAAAGGCGGGGAAGCATGGGTTATTGTTGACGCGGGCTTTAACGTGCTCCTAGACGCGTTCAGCTACAAGTGGTACTTCCACATGGTCTCGGTGAACAGAGCGGGAGAGGAACATGACCAGCCTTACATGGTCGGAGGCCCCTTATGCGACGGCGGAGACACGTTATTAGCGGGAGTGAGGCATAGGATGCTCCCCCGCAACCTTAAAGTTGGAGAGTACCTGGCGTTGCTTGACACAGGAGCCTACACGCTCGAACAGATGTCACAGTACAATGGTCGACCCAGACCGGCAGCTTTAATGATTTCAGGGGGCAAAGTGAAGCTTATCAGGAGGAGAGAGACCCTGGAAGACATCGTAAGAAACGATTGCTACGAACAAGACTAG
- a CDS encoding VIT1/CCC1 transporter family protein, which produces MVEDTLGKILDVQRGEITEHLIYKRLAERAKGVNREVLKRISEDELKHYEFWKSYTSRSVKPDMLKVFFYLLVARLFGLTFAVKLMERGEGRAEERYKEMMGRIVGVEGLVKEEGEHESALIRLIDEERLKYVSSMVLGLNDALVELTGALAGFTFALQDAHTVAMAGLITGIAAALSMAASEYLSTKSEGGGRSPLKAASYTGATYIVTVFLLVFPFIVITNVYLCLCVTIMNAVAAIFVFTFYISVAKDLPFKKRFLEMLLVGLGVAVLSFALGFLVRTLFGVET; this is translated from the coding sequence GTGGTTGAGGACACGCTAGGTAAGATATTGGATGTTCAGAGAGGGGAGATTACGGAGCATTTGATTTACAAGAGACTTGCCGAGCGGGCGAAGGGGGTTAATAGAGAGGTTTTGAAGCGCATTTCTGAGGACGAGCTTAAGCATTACGAGTTCTGGAAAAGCTACACTTCTAGAAGCGTGAAGCCGGACATGTTGAAAGTTTTCTTCTACCTCTTAGTAGCGAGGCTTTTCGGGTTGACGTTTGCTGTGAAGCTCATGGAGAGAGGGGAGGGCAGAGCTGAGGAGAGGTACAAGGAGATGATGGGTCGTATTGTGGGGGTAGAGGGGCTTGTGAAGGAGGAAGGGGAGCATGAAAGCGCGCTTATAAGGCTGATTGACGAGGAAAGGCTTAAGTATGTTAGCTCGATGGTTTTAGGCTTGAACGATGCGCTCGTCGAGCTCACCGGGGCCCTCGCGGGATTCACTTTTGCCCTTCAAGATGCGCATACGGTCGCGATGGCGGGCTTAATTACGGGCATTGCTGCAGCACTATCGATGGCAGCGTCGGAGTATCTTTCAACCAAGTCTGAGGGAGGTGGGAGAAGTCCGCTTAAAGCTGCCAGCTACACGGGTGCCACGTACATCGTCACGGTTTTCCTGCTGGTTTTCCCGTTCATCGTTATAACAAACGTCTACTTGTGCCTGTGCGTGACTATAATGAACGCTGTAGCCGCCATATTCGTCTTCACGTTTTACATATCGGTTGCAAAAGACTTACCTTTCAAGAAGAGGTTTCTCGAAATGCTATTGGTAGGGCTCGGAGTAGCCGTCCTAAGCTTTGCCCTAGGCTTCCTAGTGAGAACGCTTTTCGGCGTGGAAACGTAA
- a CDS encoding molybdopterin-binding protein, whose product MRVYIVAVGDELLSGRTLDYNTHWIAKRLSGIGFTMVGASIVPDDKNEIIEAVRRALSKADVVVTTGGLGPTPGDLTLEAVAEALNRKLTLSEEALKMIEKRYAELHELGHVKKPGASGERAKMALLPEGGRPIFNEVGVAPGVVVEEEGKFIIALPGVPSEMMYLLEKVIPLLEKPKTVYWSVEDFIDEGDESLVAHALQEVMRKLPDVSIKTYPSGFGSKVQMKVIASTRGGSREEAEAKAKRAIELLKEEVKRRAMSH is encoded by the coding sequence TTGAGAGTTTACATTGTCGCTGTAGGCGATGAGCTACTCTCCGGCCGCACTCTAGACTACAACACTCACTGGATAGCTAAGCGCCTCTCCGGCATAGGGTTCACTATGGTGGGCGCATCCATAGTTCCAGACGACAAAAACGAGATAATTGAGGCCGTGAGGCGAGCACTGTCCAAAGCAGATGTGGTCGTTACGACCGGTGGACTAGGCCCCACACCCGGAGACCTTACACTTGAAGCCGTAGCAGAGGCGTTAAACCGAAAACTCACCCTGAGCGAAGAGGCGCTTAAAATGATTGAAAAACGCTACGCCGAACTCCACGAACTTGGACACGTGAAGAAACCCGGAGCAAGCGGCGAGAGAGCCAAGATGGCCCTCCTACCAGAGGGAGGGAGGCCCATCTTCAACGAGGTAGGCGTGGCACCCGGAGTGGTGGTTGAGGAAGAGGGCAAGTTTATCATAGCCCTTCCAGGAGTCCCCTCAGAAATGATGTACCTTCTTGAAAAAGTCATCCCGCTTCTCGAGAAGCCTAAAACCGTGTACTGGAGTGTTGAAGACTTTATCGATGAGGGAGATGAATCGCTGGTCGCCCACGCTTTGCAAGAAGTCATGAGAAAACTTCCAGACGTGTCGATAAAAACCTACCCCTCTGGGTTCGGGAGCAAGGTGCAAATGAAGGTTATCGCCTCGACGAGAGGGGGTAGCAGGGAAGAAGCAGAGGCGAAGGCCAAGAGGGCCATAGAGCTCCTCAAGGAGGAGGTGAAGCGTAGGGCAATGTCTCACTAG